aaaccactataACTTCTAAAACAGTGAGCTTACAAAAAATGCAGCAGATTGCTGGGCATACTTAGTGCAGTGTGAAAGTAAGTCCACTGaaaagaagatttgaaatgtGGCCATAAATCTTATGAAAAATTATGACGAGCCCTTTGCCTTTAGCTACTTCATAAACACTACAAGAGAAACTGGACGGTTTGTGATGAAacttagaaaaatttcttttccatAAAGGAAACATGTAAATTTTTCCCTTTGGCTTCTTCCTATAATCCTCCTTCACTGTGAGGAAGAGGTATTGAGTTCTTCTAGATTTTTGTTTCCAAACTGACTGGACTCTCCAGGTAGGTAGTTCCTGCACAGGGTTTTCCTGTCACTGGATCTATGACTCTTCCAACTTTGAAAATGATCTCAGCCAGTTCATGTTTCACATTCTTCATTTGTAGAACAGGTAAAGCTTTGAGAAGCACGATATCCCCAACTGTGCACTGCTGAAGAGCATCATGAGCAAAGTAGGTTTTCCGCTTATTAAAATACTTCAATAAATAGGGATCCAGAACAAGCCTGGTCACTCTCACTTTAGCAGTTTTTTGCATTGCTGTCCCAATCACCTTCCCCATGATCCATTTGGCATGAACGGAAGAATGAACTATAGACATTATGTGGCTTTGGTCATCTCCACCAGCTTTGAGCAGCCACATGACCCGCAGAActcccttcatttttatttttaattgagatggagtctcagtttgtcaccctcagtagagtgccctggcatcatagctcacagcaacctcaaactcttggactcaagtgattctcttgcctcagcctccctagtagctggggctacaagcacttgtcacaacgcccagctatttttgtttgtttgttcgaacccaccagccctagagcatgtggccgacaccctaaccactgagctacgggtacccaGCCCCATgatatattttcaattaattttagtTGTGTAAGGTTAATTTTTCTACCTGCTAATACAATTGTAGAAATGGGCAAACCAAGCACCTGACTTCAATTTCTAAGTTCGACTCCTTATTTAAAAAGAACTCAGTCTCTTGGAGAAATGGCAGGTTTGTCCAGGGCAGGGCATGTGCAAGATGAACTTGGGGCCTTTATGTGCTAGTGTCTTAAAAAGTTAACCACAcacttaccatatgacccagaaatctcATACCTGGGTTtctacccaagaaaaatgaaaactacatcTACACAACCACTTGTTTGTACACAAAt
The sequence above is a segment of the Nycticebus coucang isolate mNycCou1 chromosome 4, mNycCou1.pri, whole genome shotgun sequence genome. Coding sequences within it:
- the LOC128584674 gene encoding 28S ribosomal protein S17, mitochondrial-like, producing MSIVHSSVHAKWIMGKVIGTAMQKTAKVRVTRLVLDPYLLKYFNKRKTYFAHDALQQCTVGDIVLLKALPVLQMKNVKHELAEIIFKVGRVIDPVTGKPCAGTTYLESPVSLETKI